A region of Paenibacillus sp. JNUCC-31 DNA encodes the following proteins:
- a CDS encoding carbohydrate ABC transporter permease: MSERTSNRIFDIVNISFITLFVIFCLAPFLHTIAISFSSNRAITSGEVTIFPKEFNWNAYTQVFSDQSMIYSLGYTTILTVATTVLCMLFTLAAAYPLTKKKLKGRKLFMYVIIITMFFSGGIIPEYLLIRDLNLLNSVWALILPGLVSPFNLIILISFFRGIPESLEESAEIDGSSHVHTLFKIILPLSMPVLATLALFYAVGRWNGFQDSLMYINDPKLYPLQLKLFQMVQNNMVSELTQMEGANRTALTPESLKAATVIFATVPILLVYPWLQKYFVSGAMLGAVKG, encoded by the coding sequence ATGAGTGAACGCACCTCAAACCGGATTTTTGATATCGTTAATATCTCCTTTATTACCTTGTTTGTTATATTCTGTTTGGCTCCGTTTCTGCACACGATTGCAATATCGTTCAGTTCTAACCGGGCAATTACGTCAGGTGAAGTGACCATTTTCCCCAAAGAATTCAATTGGAATGCCTATACTCAGGTATTTTCTGATCAGTCAATGATCTATTCATTGGGTTATACGACGATTCTTACGGTTGCCACTACAGTGCTATGCATGCTGTTCACACTCGCTGCTGCTTATCCGTTAACCAAGAAAAAATTAAAAGGGCGCAAGCTCTTCATGTATGTGATCATCATTACGATGTTTTTCAGTGGCGGGATTATTCCGGAGTACTTGCTCATCCGTGACCTGAATTTGCTTAATTCAGTTTGGGCGTTGATTTTGCCGGGGCTGGTCAGTCCGTTTAACCTGATTATCCTGATTTCCTTTTTCAGAGGCATTCCGGAAAGCCTGGAGGAGTCTGCAGAGATTGATGGCAGCTCGCATGTACACACTCTCTTTAAAATCATCCTGCCATTATCCATGCCGGTGCTGGCTACCTTGGCCCTTTTCTATGCGGTTGGACGCTGGAATGGATTCCAGGATTCCCTGATGTACATTAATGATCCGAAGCTGTATCCGCTTCAGCTGAAGCTCTTCCAAATGGTACAAAACAACATGGTCAGCGAGCTTACGCAGATGGAGGGCGCCAACCGCACAGCTTTGACTCCGGAAAGTCTCAAGGCAGCCACGGTTATCTTCGCTACTGTACCCATTTTGCTTGTCTATCCGTGGCTGCAAAAGTATTTTGTTAGCGGTGCCATGCTTGGTGCAGTCAAGGGTTAA
- a CDS encoding ABC transporter permease, whose amino-acid sequence MTITYLKRYWQLYALISLPLIYFLIFRYGPMYGVQIAFKDFNLFQGISGSEWIGFDAFREVFGMRDFYTTLRNTFMLNFLDLIVSFPAPIILAIMLYEVRFKWFKKISQTILYIPHFISWVIIGGIVYQLFGNQSGMVNGVLESMGLNSIPFLTEKNPWLVTYLFTGVWQSAGWGTILYLAALTGVNKELFEAAEIDGATRLKRIWHITLPSIKPTIVTLLILNLGHMVSIGFDRPYIIGNTAVREYSDVLSTFVYRVGLESGQYTLATVVGLFQAVVGLIFVLGSNYISKKATGEGIL is encoded by the coding sequence TTGACCATCACATACTTGAAAAGGTATTGGCAGTTGTACGCGCTGATTTCCCTGCCCCTTATCTACTTTTTGATCTTTCGCTACGGCCCGATGTATGGTGTGCAGATCGCTTTTAAAGACTTTAACCTGTTTCAGGGCATCAGCGGTAGTGAGTGGATCGGCTTCGATGCCTTTCGCGAGGTATTTGGGATGCGGGACTTCTACACCACATTACGCAATACCTTTATGCTGAATTTTCTTGATCTGATCGTTTCGTTCCCTGCTCCAATCATATTGGCCATTATGCTCTATGAAGTTCGATTTAAATGGTTTAAAAAAATATCGCAGACGATTCTGTACATTCCTCACTTTATCTCCTGGGTTATTATCGGAGGCATTGTATACCAATTGTTCGGCAATCAATCCGGTATGGTTAATGGCGTACTGGAGAGCATGGGCTTAAATTCGATACCATTTTTGACAGAGAAGAATCCTTGGCTTGTGACGTATCTGTTCACAGGTGTCTGGCAGAGTGCAGGATGGGGAACCATTTTATATCTGGCCGCATTAACCGGCGTGAACAAGGAATTGTTTGAAGCGGCCGAGATTGATGGAGCAACGCGGCTGAAGAGAATCTGGCATATTACGCTGCCAAGTATCAAACCAACCATTGTAACCCTGCTTATTCTTAATCTCGGACATATGGTCAGCATTGGTTTTGATCGTCCTTATATTATCGGTAACACGGCCGTTCGTGAATATTCGGATGTACTTAGTACCTTTGTATACAGAGTCGGTCTGGAATCGGGACAGTACACGCTCGCAACGGTAGTCGGATTGTTCCAGGCAGTTGTGGGACTGATCTTCGTCCTTGGCTCCAACTATATTTCGAAAAAGGCAACCGGGGAAGGCATTTTGTAG
- a CDS encoding extracellular solute-binding protein: MTRKATKGSLKKWMGLALTMVMGVSLLAGCSSGSNQESSEGGASGKGERVTLKVEIFDRGNSPSPYTITNNYLSKMIQEKFGDPNNIDVQFVPVQRSEEVTKLNVLMASNTDVPDIVFVYDSSVFYRYAQQGGLTDVGELIDQYGPNLKKFLGEDTLKFGQVEGQQFAVPGKRAITGRYSSYIRQDWLDKLGMPVPKTTDELYTTLKAFKEKDPGQLGSKNIPMGMALAPAQYETLIYSFIKPVSGDLTYGQRYELPLHEGFKDSMKFLNKLYNEGLISKDFSLDEDKTQLGKDIQNGNVGYWSEDVDAMFYGDGTMDNLHKNVKDSKVQPVDVYTNPNADNKHIKSRYGTNGMYIMIPKSSKRSVEAIKYLDWMASDNNLIDIYSGVEGENYDLVDGIPVVKEDASQEAKDRLFNAGDTAIISNGKNIGDQATNEKAWILGFPQNNQEMLKQSIDIANTDTVGPIIFDKPIGAEMKYSTALKDKLDVIIVKTAMAKPEEFDAVYEREMSDFMSLGGAELKKELEEAVK, from the coding sequence ATGACAAGAAAAGCAACTAAAGGGAGTCTCAAGAAATGGATGGGATTGGCGCTTACGATGGTAATGGGAGTGTCTTTGCTTGCGGGATGCTCGTCTGGATCGAATCAAGAATCATCAGAAGGCGGTGCATCAGGTAAGGGTGAGCGCGTTACCTTAAAGGTGGAGATTTTTGATCGTGGTAACAGCCCCTCGCCGTACACCATTACGAACAACTATCTATCTAAAATGATTCAGGAGAAGTTCGGCGATCCCAACAACATTGATGTACAGTTCGTACCCGTTCAGCGTTCTGAGGAAGTTACCAAGCTGAATGTCTTGATGGCTAGCAATACAGATGTCCCTGATATTGTCTTTGTTTATGACTCCAGCGTGTTTTATCGCTATGCCCAACAGGGCGGATTGACAGATGTCGGTGAACTGATCGATCAGTATGGACCGAATCTGAAGAAGTTCCTGGGTGAAGATACATTAAAGTTTGGGCAAGTGGAAGGGCAACAGTTCGCCGTTCCGGGTAAACGTGCCATTACAGGTCGATACAGCTCCTATATTCGTCAGGACTGGCTCGATAAACTGGGAATGCCCGTGCCGAAGACAACCGATGAATTGTATACAACGTTAAAAGCGTTTAAAGAGAAAGATCCTGGCCAGCTCGGCAGCAAGAACATCCCAATGGGCATGGCACTAGCTCCGGCTCAGTATGAAACACTGATATACTCATTCATCAAACCTGTCAGTGGAGATCTTACTTATGGTCAACGGTATGAATTGCCGCTTCATGAGGGATTCAAGGATTCAATGAAATTCCTGAACAAGCTCTACAATGAAGGACTGATCAGTAAAGACTTCAGCTTGGATGAGGATAAAACGCAGTTAGGCAAGGATATACAAAATGGCAATGTGGGTTACTGGTCTGAAGATGTCGATGCCATGTTCTATGGCGACGGAACAATGGATAATTTGCACAAAAATGTGAAAGACAGCAAAGTACAGCCGGTTGATGTGTACACTAATCCGAATGCGGACAACAAACACATCAAGTCCCGCTATGGAACAAACGGGATGTACATTATGATTCCGAAGAGCAGCAAACGTTCTGTAGAAGCGATTAAATATTTGGACTGGATGGCCTCTGACAATAATCTGATTGATATCTACAGTGGTGTGGAAGGCGAGAACTATGATCTGGTAGATGGTATTCCGGTCGTGAAGGAAGATGCATCCCAGGAAGCGAAGGATCGTCTGTTCAATGCAGGGGATACAGCTATTATCTCCAATGGTAAAAATATTGGTGATCAGGCAACGAACGAAAAAGCATGGATTCTGGGCTTCCCGCAGAATAATCAGGAGATGCTGAAACAGTCCATTGATATTGCCAACACCGACACGGTAGGACCAATTATTTTTGATAAACCGATTGGGGCGGAGATGAAATACAGCACTGCACTCAAAGACAAGCTGGATGTCATCATAGTAAAAACAGCAATGGCAAAGCCTGAAGAATTCGATGCAGTATATGAACGTGAGATGAGTGATTTCATGTCGCTGGGCGGCGCAGAGCTGAAGAAAGAACTTGAAGAAGCTGTTAAATAG